The Chelonia mydas isolate rCheMyd1 chromosome 1, rCheMyd1.pri.v2, whole genome shotgun sequence nucleotide sequence gaacccagatctcctgagtacCAGGCCTTTGCCTTAATCATGACAATCCTCAAATACCCACCATgcatgaaaaaaattaacaaaaagaaaatgttctgTATTTCTAAATTGTCTTAGTTGTAGTTCTCGAAGTGTTTTCTCTCTTCAGATTAAGATCTTCGACAGAggcctgcttctgccacagcagAACTCACACGAGTACAGGTTGAACATCAAGCGCTATTCTGAGCTTCATTATGTTGCTAATGTTATTTTCCTTGAGCAGTGTATTACCCTGAATCacagaaacatagggctggaagtgaCCAGGGAAGGTCAAGTTAAGACCACTGGaccagttaagaagtttttcctaatgtccaacctaaactgcccttgctgctatttaagcccattgcttcttgttctatccccagacattaaggagaacaattcttctcccttcaccttgtaacaaccttttatgtacttgaaaactgttatcatatcctcccatagtcttctcttcttcagactaaacaaacacaatttttttcaaccttccctcataggtcatgttttctagacctttaatcatttttgttgctcttctctggattttctccgatttgtccacatcttttctgaaatgttgcgctcagaactggacacaacctccagttgaggcctaatcagcacagagtagagcagaagaattacttctcctgtcttgcttacaacactcctgctaatatatctgggaatgatatttgcttttttttgcaatagtgtaacaccgttgactcatatttaactcgTGATCctcactgtgacccccagatccctttctgcagtactccttccaattttgtatgtgtgcaactgattgttcttccCTAAGTGGAgtagtttgcatttgtccttattgaatttcatcctatttacttcagaccatttctccagtttgtccagattattttaattttaatcctatcatccaaagcacttgcaagccctcccagcttCGTATCATCCCAGTttgatgataccaagatgggaggggttgcaagtgtactctctatgccattatctaaatcattgacgAAGATATTCaacaaaactggacccagaactgatcctagtgggaccccacttgatatgcccttccagcttgactgtgaaccattgataactactctctgggaacggttttccaactagttatgcacccaccttatagtagctccatctttgtatttccctagtttgtttatgaaaaggtcatgtgacacagtatcaaaagccttcctaaagtcaagatataccacatctactgcttccccccttatccacaaggtttgttaccctggagaacaattgatcattgtcctctttataacagcccttaatatatttgaagacgattatcaggttcccccccccccagtcttcttttctcaaaactaatcATACCCAgttatttaaaactttttctcATAGGTTATATTTCTCATTTTTTTGGCTCTCTTTTGGACTCTATCTGATTTGTCCAGGTTTCctaaagtatggtgcccagaattggacacagtactctgctgaggcctcaccagtgctaagcAGAACGgcacaattacctcctgtgtcttaaatacacgacactcctgttaatacaccccagaataatattaccctttttcacaactgcatcaccctgttgactcacattcaatttgtgatccaataTAATCCCcaaattcttttcagcagtactattagccagttattcctcattttgtagttgtccATTTGATTTTGCTTTCCTAAACATAGTACaccttgcatttgtctttactgaattttgttgatttcagaccatttctctaatttgtcaaagtCCTTtcgaattctaattctgtccttcaaagtgcttgcagcccctcccagtttggcatcatccacaaattttataatactcactccattatccaagtcattaatgaaaatatgtaGTAGTATTGAACCCAGGTCTGACCCTTACAGGactccactagatacaccctcccagtttgacagtgtaCCACTGATATCTCctttttgagtacagtctttcaaccagttgtgcacccacctcagtcatttcatttagatttacatttccctaatttgcttatgagaatgtcatgattgtgtcaaaagccttactaagatCAAGATTAAGCTCTTTACTTACttacacatctactgctttccccccgcatccactagaccagtaaccctgtcaaagaaggaaattagggtGGCTTGGCATGCTTTGTTCTTCACAATTCCATCCTGGctattgattgtttaataatttgttcctgaatctttccaggtattgacaTTAGACTGACTGGTATATAactccccaggtcctctttgtttcactttttaaaaataggtactatgtttCCCCCTTTTCAGTCCTCTAGGACCTTACCCATCCTCAGTGGTTCTGAGagtgcttcagctagttccttaagtacccttggatgaattttatcaggccctgccaacttgaaaaCATATAATTTACATACATAttctttaatcttctctttgtctAATGTAGCTTGGGTTCTTTCTCCGTTGTTATTAATGTGAATTGTGTTGAGTATTTTATCACTaataacctttttagtgaagactgaagtaaaataggcattaaacacctcagtcttcttgatgtcattacttattagctctccttccctggctaagcagaggacctacactttcctttgtctttctcttgctcctaatgtctttaaagaacctcttcttattgccatTTGTATTTcttgctaggtataactcattGTGTGCCTTAGCCTGTCTGATTTTGCTGTTGATTGTATGTGTACGCTTAAGCCTGTGTGTTTCAGCATTCCAGATATTCTTGACTCTAAGGATTTAAATAGCAGAATGTAATTTACAAAAAATTCCTACTTGTTGATTACacttttttcaaattatttccctcctctctccctccttaaTGCCCAGAGAAAGGATAGCATAATTACAATGAAAGCTCATTCTATTAAGCATTTATGCTGGATATTTCCCATGCAAAGAACATggggaaaatgatttttttcacattgTTTCCTCAAAACAGATTATAAACTTGCCTGTAAACTTTATTTGTCTATGCAATAAACTATAAATCAGGACAACAAgacactttgtttttttaaaaggatttcacAGAGATAAAGATGACTTGGAGATCTCCAAGGACTGAGACTTGCAAAAACTCCCCTACTGATTTTTTTGGCTAATATCCCCCTACTATTTTCCCAGAGCTGGGCTTGAGGCTTTGaatgtgaaagaaaaaatatttcctgtacAACACTGAAGGGTACCAAGGGGGAAGACAGGTCTTGGAATTTTTACTGTTTGGTGagccaaagaaaaataaagcaaacgGCTACTCCATCTTAAAAGAGTACATTGCAGCTTCCTCCAGCATTAAACAACATAGCTAGGAATTTCCTTTGGGCTGGACCTCTCAGGAATCTAGGATTTTACTAAATTTAACCTTAAGAAGCCCAGATTTTTGAGAATATTGacatattcattttttttaactcagcTGACTTAAGCTTCAGTTTAAAATGTGAGCATCAATTGATtaagaattttgaaatgttaaaaaaatcttttggttTTTAAAGGAAGTATTGGATGTCAATGCAAAAATTTTTCAGCACTTGGGTATTTGTAGGATAAACCAGAACAATAGTAGGGACAGAGTAATGGAAAGTTGGAAATGACTCAAAGGATCATTTTTATAGAAAAAAagtttataattaaaatattagtaTTACCTGTTCTGCTGAGGAAAAAGATGGAGATTTTCACTACCTATCTTAATACTACAGATTCCTCAATTTTCCCCCAGAATTGCTCTAAACAAAGCATTTTCTCCTGAACAAATACATGCTacttctatcctccaaagcattcaTACTCATTCTCTCTATGTAGAAAAACCACAAGTATTTTCACTGGTTCATTTACTTCTAGTGCCCATTACTCTTGTGTATTATATTGCAATACCCTAATGTTGAATTAAGGACATATTCATTACAGCCTGAAATGGAAAGTATATAATACAAACAAGGCCTGAACTTACGTAACTCCTGCCTGTGCGCCTCTGTCTGTGCAAAATACTGGCGGAGCTCCTCTGTGATCTCCATGTTGCTCAGGTCGCATTCTATCTCCTCTTCAGACTCAGAATCCTTCTCCATTTCAGAATCCCTGCCCATATTCTTGGTCACTCTGGTACTGTAGTGGGCATCTGGGTATTGCTGGGGCCAGGAAGGGTAACGTGCTCCGCTGTTTGGAGTGTAGGTAGAATAGTCTTCAGCATCCGATGGGTTGCCTCCATCCCAATCAGAGTAACGGCCTGTAGGAAAGGTTTTGGATGGATACCATGATAGATGATGAAAGGACTCCATGGCTTTCCTGTAGGCATTTTTGTGCTTGTACATCCAGTGCATGGCTTGGTTGTAATGCTTCCAGTATCTTGCATATACTTGTTGATTATACCATGGGTGAGAGTCTTCATGCAGTGAGTCCTCCTAAAAAAAGCAGAGGGGAGAGACAGTGTTGAGGCAACTCCTAGAATTGAAAAGCTTTTTCATTCCAAATGCTTTACTTCCTATGATAACAAAATCCATGTATTTTGGAGGAAAAATGACAAGTGCTTGAAGCGTGAACATTCTATACATACAAAAATAGATCATGTTGCTCACTCTACTAGTCACCAAGGAAGAAAGTAACGAGAATGACTGCATCAAAGCTTTACCCCAAAGCGCTGTTATTACAGTGGAAGCCACTCCTTTGGGGCAACATGTTGAAATGTACTAATGCAAACGGAGCCCGTGTGGATATAAATACTCAGCACTTACTAATGCAAATGAATTCACGTGAATTCATATACTACACAGGTGAAAGCTGAGCTGAATGAGGATTGATTACTTCAAAGTGTGTGTGGGATAAGCCCCATACTACGAATACACAAGCTTCATGTTAACAGGCAGAGGGTAATGCTTCTGAAATTCCTCTGTACTAAATAAAGGCACCTATTTCATTTAGTAATGCATTTACCCCATCTCCTTGCCATAATAATTTCAGTGGTAGAGATCAGATGGCAACTTAGTCACGTCTCAATCACACCTTAGTCAAGGTCTCAATTAACCCCCACAGCGTGTGTAGCAAAGTGCTGTGCTGCTAATAAATCTCACTTCTCTATTCATCAGCAGCTATAATCTGAAAAAGGGTAATAAAGTTCATTGACTGAAGTAAACTAAAATATCTCTTTCCAGTTATAAATCTTAACAAGTTGTAAAACAGCaacaactgtttttaaaaatgtttgtttgcctGACACAACAGTTTACCCATGGCTCTATTCTAGCCACATAACCCTATAAGAGTGCAGCAGCCCTATATAGTAAAGTAAATTCTGTATAGAAAAAGATTGCAATATGTTCCCCTCCCCTACTAATTCGGCTACACATGGGTAGTGTTGGAGAAAGGTCAGGGATAATGGAAAGCTAAATCACTCTTGGGGTGGTGTTTGCCCACTGTCTGTCCTTGGGGTAGAGCTTCTGAGTAAGGGCTCTGGACGCATGGAAAGTGATGTtggatttaaaaacaagttggtcTCACTTAATTAATTTGGATATCCATGATGCAACAACACGTGTCTGTCTTAAACTGACAAAAGCCAATACATTTAGTGTAAAGTCTGATGTTCCTCCCATAATGCATGTCCTTGGTGTAGATATTTTGTGCGTCTCTGGGGAGGGAGAGTTTTACTTGATCTATTTTTTATGCCAAACATTTGGACTATTTTAGACTTAAATGTGGAAGgtcatcttttctttttcaggGATACTGTCAAGATAAAAAATCATACTTTTTTACCTGTATTATTAACATCCTAAATCACcaagaatgattttttaaaaaaatctaattttatgaATTTGGTTTAGCGACACTTCATAGCTAAAGTCTTACCACCCCGTCCCCAAAACCaacctcccttcctgcaccccgccccTCCAAAAGGGGCTTAAAAACACTGACAACATAATTTTAAGGTTATGTTTAAGTAGTTACAAGAACAAAGTCTCAAgctaataaactttttttttttccttatttcacTTAAACACTGAGTCAGGAATTGTGTCTCGTCTGTTTATGCAAATCTATGGTGTCATACACGTGATTTTAAGAAACAGCCACCAAATTAATTTTTATGGAAATGCATAACAAAATATCTGTCTTTTTGGCTAAGACTTTATGAGCCAGATGCTCCTCATGCACTTCGATTGTGCTggtgaaactccactgacttcaggggatttATTTCcaatttatgctggtgtaagaggagaatctggccctgttgcaaggatgtatttatttatttattttagaagaaGGAAAATGAACTCCTAAAAACCAGGATATTTAAGGTTTTTACTTTGCTTTCGTTAAATGAGAATGTCACACTGACTCTAGTTCTTCAAAGTATAGTCAAGACCAGAAAATTCTGTGGTCAAATCTGAGAAGTTGCAACTCCCATTTCACATAGTTAGTTCTGGAGCACTTTGTTTAATTTTTCCCACTGAATTAATTAAAAATCAAGTTTGGAAACATCAGTAGAGCAGTTAATACAGCTTGACAAAAAAGGAAAGTTTCATATATGCTATGTATTCTCCAAGATGACAacacatctttttaaaatacaaaaaatatcttcagttcttttaactaaaatgtttctaaaatggGCCTTGGTGATGACCTCACTGAAAACTTTGGAATACAGCTGGCTGATTTGTCTATCTGACTAGCCCCAGTTGTTAATTTAGGGGAAGAGGAATACAAAGGGCCACTTCATGTAGACAGAATTGTGATTTTGGTGCTTATCCAAAtacttctgtgtttggaaagggaaaaaaagtgaccGTAGAAAACCTCACTGTttcattgaatttttaaaatccatctgttgaaaaaaaattaaggggaTGTTTTACATTGGGATGAAGAAGGAAAAGGAACACATTAAAGGCTAACTATGGAATATAGCTGTACGTCTGTGTTTTTTCAGCTGTTGTGTAAATGGAAATACAGAGGAGTTTTTCTCAACCGTATAAAAGCTATAAATCTAAGAAGAGTGATCAGCAGATTTCTCTGTTATTTTCCTGTTATATGTCTCTAGATTCTTCTCTGAGGAGaccaaacaattattttaataaataaattttactttgaatgcaatttaactaatttaaaatacaattctTTTAACTATGTGCTGACAGTTCAATACAATTTGCTTGTATATGCAGTTAATATACGAAGTGTGCATTGCCCATACTCTCAGATACACAGTAGAAGTAAAGAATGCTTACCATCACCTGTGGAGTTTGCTCCAATGATCAACGTAAActagaaaagaaaataatattttttaatttataaaaagatGCTTAAATACACAGAAAGCATCTTTAGTGAACCCTAGTAGCTACAGATAAGAGTCAAGTCAACAGATGAGGGATTTTGAGTAATCAGAGAATACTTGAAACCTCTTATTCATTGATTCTAATTGGTTTTAGTAAGGAACTTTTAAATATTGAGATTATTAATATATAAGGCTCAAAAAGATCAAAGGGCAGAGCACTTtctctgcccccaactccctgcagccTAGAAAGCAGGAAGAGATAAATAAACTTGGTCTCATTAcccatttttttttatcctccaCACGACAGTGGCTTCCTCTACTTCTAGGTATCTTCAAAATTAATGACATTAAGGAATGACCTTAAATGAGAAAGACTTTACTTTATCCCTCAGTAGTGTTTGCAGAAGGAATCCTATAAAACTTTTatgttaagcatttttaaaaccattttgatTTCACTCAGGTAGtaagatttttgtttatttttaatcctaTGTTGTAATTATTTGTATAACCATCTCCTCTTAGTCTTCTCCCATTTTATGCTTCCCTGATTGCAACACTGCTTCACCTAAACGAAACACAGACAAATTCAGGTGGTGATCAAGTACTTgaatggagagaggaggggaggttAAGTACAGAAGTGGAAACTGGAAAGGACCAGATCGTAAAAAGATCTGCAATTACAAGCTGCCGTTTAAAATTACCTACCACATACATTGCACTTTTAATCTTCAAAGTTATTTACCAACACAAACCACTTAAGGGAATTTTGAAAATGACCTGACTATTGGACAGTTATTTCATTATaccaagattttaaaagagcaaaccCAAACCACCCATTCCGCATAGTGTCATCACCCAGAAACTCTCATTTGAAGGGacaggaggggcagcagaggggaatGATACAAAGATtaacatcccctcccccactttaaaTTAAATTAGTGTGGGCCAAAGAATCCACTAACTGACACTCCCAAGCTATTCCATCCAACTAGTGGGTCAAATGATACTTtcagtcacactggtgtaaaacaggaGTGAGTCCACTGTCTTCTTTGGGGCTAACCCAGATTACACCAGCATAACGGAATAGAATTCTTCCCACTGGGGCTGCCCAGGGTGTCAGTTGGAGCAGCATTTGGCCTCCTATTTATGACTTTATTGACGAAGCAGCAACTATTTGTCTCTTTAAGACAGCAATGCTGAGTGAAAAGAGATCTGAATGCAGTCCACCCTGACACCACCAAAGAAATGCAAATCATGAAGCTACCACAAATCAGCACAAAGGCTGAACGGTCACCCTTTGTATAGTGGAGACAGAGCCCAAATATGCAAATCCCTCACTCACCAACCCTTCTGCAAACAGTCCTTAcatacatgagtagtcccagttCAGTCAATGGgcctactcatatgagtaaaggtTAGCAGAATCAGGTTCAAAACTGTCAAAGAGACTGAACTGATTGTCTTCCTTCCCACCTGCCAAGAGAggcaggagggaaagaaagagcGGAGGTCACTAATGAAACATTGCAGTGACTTGCAGCATAACTAGCCTACAGATATATAAAAGACGTGGGCAGGGCTTCCCCTTTCTGTTcatctcaaaaaacattttcctatGCTATCATCTTTTTAAAAGTTGTGTTTCTCTCTCAtagggtgcgtgtgtgtgcgtgccgtgcgtgtgtgtatatagttTTCATTTCTTTCATGTGCACATCTGGGTACTGTCAAAGTCACTGGAGTAAACAGAAAGGTCTCTTTctcatatttaaaatgtaaactgtACTGTAGCTGCCTCTCTCATTTTCCGCCTGTAGTTTAGGGAAGTTACACACACGAGAATTCTGTGTCTGCCTATGACTTTTGCATACCAAACCATTCTCTGAACTGCCTTAAGGATCAACGAAAATCAGGTTCACAGCCTAACATAAAGAGACTTTGTTTTTAATACCATAAGtgacaaaaaaaatacaaaccataTTCCGAAGCACATAGAGAGAGCTTTTTGAGGAGTGAAAAAGCCCTCACAAATCCATTAAAATGTATCAGCTTACGGAACATGAAATAAATATACACtttagcaaacagaaaaaaattgtcaTAAATTATTTATGAACCCTTATAGAAATATAACTCCTAACACAGGAAAGTCCTGATCCTGGGcaccaccacaatacaaacaacaaagaaATCATTAATAAGAAATCAAAAAAGCAAAATGGCTCTTCAACAGTAAATTCAATAGGTTATCAAAATCACTCAAGaagcagaaaataaatgaaataattctAGCTCTACTTTTTTCAATTCCTAAAATTAAAATACGGAGGTTGCTGCACAATCCGAAAATAGTCTAATGTCACTGGAAACACCACTTAACTTTTGAATGAAGAAATTACTAAAAGGTATAAATCATCATTGTAAAATTACCAAGAAAATGTATTAGCCCAGGCAAAAAATCTACTTGCCCGCACTTACCATAATGATGATGAAAAAATTTACTTGCTCATACAAAAATGACTATCCCCAGGCAATTGGATGGGCAAAATTTTGCATGCTGCCATTAAAGgtaaggccccaatcttgcaaacacttgtacgtgtgcttaactttactacggTGAATAGTccaatcaatgggactactcatggtagtaaaATTAAGGCCCCAGTTTTGCCAAATGATCTCTGCAGGCAAACCCTGGTGCCCATATGGAGTGTCACTGAATGTGTCTCATTGCAGGGATAGGGGAGTTGCTGGCAGAGACCAtctggcaggattggggcctaaagtAAAAGATTTTAAGGCTGCAGGCAGCAACAATAAAATGCTTGGACAAAGAATACTTGGTCCCTTTTTGTATATTAAAATGTTCTCTTGCTTGGAGGGCTTTGGCACAGAaagtcccctccccccctttttttaatcaCAACCACATAATTATCGGTTTGTATTACCACAGCgtctaggagtcccagtcatggataaggaccccattgtgctaggcactgtacacaggACAAACAGTCCATTTCTGATACATTGTATTATCTCCTTTCCTAACCTTTCAAGTCATATAATAATTCCCCATTTATATTAAATACTGATGAAAGAAGAAAGCCATAACTGACTATGGGTCTGATCCCACAAAGTGTTGTACATCactcagtcccactgaagttaaattgAGACGGATTACCATCCCGTAGGATTGGATCCTGGAATGCTCTAttttgaaaatagaaaaggaggacttgtggcaccttagagactaacaaatttatctgagcataagctttcgtgagctcaaataaatttgttagtctctaaggtgccacaagtactccttttccttttgcgaatacagactaacacggctgctactctgaaacctgctattttgaaaatgtgatgaTACATTGTACACCATGAGAGCACAGCCCCTTGGTGGAGTATTGTACACAGTTTTGGTAACCACACTTGAAATATATTGCACAGCTTGAAAAGGCCTACAATCAACAAAAGTCTTAGTGCTCAGTATGGCAAGAAACAGGActatttaggaaagaaaaaaaaaaaaaagattgaggggactttcagttatttaaaattaTGAAGAGCATAGCAAGAGCTAGTCAGTCACTTCTTTTCACACTGTTGCATAGTAATAGAACATGATATAATTAAGAGGGGGAGGAATTAGAACAAATTAAAATACTTCTTCACAGATcccacagtcaatctgtggaatttACTGTCACAGAAAGTCACTGAAGTAAATAAAACTAGAGAGGACTGGAGAATCTTATCAACATTAACTTTTGTAGCTCTGCAAAATAAGACAACTTTTATTTCAGGGAATACATCAATCATTTGTGTGGGTCaggaatgattttttccccacttttttcaCCAAATCTTTAAGTATTTGGTAATGCTGACAGTCGGATAAAGGAACAGATTGACCAATGACTTGAACCAATACTGAAATTGCTGTAAGTGTTTTGTACATATTCCAAGAACTCAGTGAGAACAAAATGCCATGTTGTAGCACCAACAGCTTATATTTTTCAAATGATCATTTTACATTTCTAGTGCTAGAAAATCTGGGGGCAGGAGGATGTTTAAAGAAAGTCCATTCAGCCTTTTCTGTCACTCAGCTACTGATTAATTACCAGTGTGCATCGCTACCTATGTTAATTTTAATATCAACGTGGCCCAGTTATAATTCTTGTAAAAATGTAGATGTGCAACACAGAACCAATTAATTACACCTGTATACCCCTTTAACAAAAACTCCTGTAGACTACATTCCTGTTTGTGAATATCGCTAAATATTAAAGATGTTCTCTGGTTGACTTCTGATGTCGGTAAATATTAAAGATGTTCTCTGGTTAGGACCTGGCTGTTATCCAGCCAGCATAGTTACAGCGATCTAATATGCATGCAGTTATTCTGGTATAAGGTGCTTATGCAGGTACAGCTTACTGCTGTAAGGAAAGGGGAATAAATTATAACGGTATAATTGTGGCCAGGCTAGAGACTGTACTCATTTAACTGTTTTGGTAGAAAGTCAATCCTTTGCCTCACAAACGCAcactgaaatagttaaatcagtacaaaaactTCACGCAGACCATGCAGTAGCATGTATAAAGTCACAGTTCACCAGGTCCCAAGAGCCTAAGGCTCTACTCCTatatcagtggtccccaaactctctcctccccaggaagcagggttgggggggccaGAAGCAGGGCTtgtgctgcagctggggccttAGCTGAGAGTGGAGCCGTGTTGGGAGCCAGGGGCATTGTGCATCGCGCATGTGGGCAGGGGCATTGTGCATTGTGGGTGCCAGGGGCATTACCATTGTGCATCACCACCTATGTTCATTTTAATATCGCTACCTATACAGCTGGGGCCTTAGCTGAGAGTGGAGCCATGTTGGGAGCCAGAGGCCatggctgggagtggagctgtggccAGGAGCGGGGCCGCAGTTGGGGCTGGAACTGCAGGTGGGGCCATGACTGGGAGCGGGGCTGgactggagtggggggcagagaggggcttgGTAgcactctctccccatccccccattggggctggcccaggcccccttcccccacaaatgtttctctctgccccctggaggagtgccccacagtttggggacctctgtacTATATGGATCTTAGAATACAGGGTGTTGCTTTGAAATCCAGGATACCTGGTGCATTTGAGTGGCTTATAGGGAAAATGCAGGTTTTGGATTTGGAAAAAATGAAAGGTCAATTtgtactatattaaaaaaaaatgtaatagtgAACAATAAATTATCA carries:
- the GEMIN8 gene encoding gem-associated protein 8 isoform X2, with translation MEDSLHEDSHPWYNQQVYARYWKHYNQAMHWMYKHKNAYRKAMESFHHLSWYPSKTFPTGRYSDWDGGNPSDAEDYSTYTPNSGARYPSWPQQYPDAHYSTRVTKNMGRDSEMEKDSESEEEIECDLSNMEITEELRQYFAQTEAHRQELRKQQELEAEHQDMYVEADHDLHLTTRRSVQPPAERPGERRMAEMKKLYGVGAAKIQAMETAMQLAFDRNCDKKQPKYWPVIPLKL
- the GEMIN8 gene encoding gem-associated protein 8 isoform X3: MDSLHEDSHPWYNQQVYARYWKHYNQAMHWMYKHKNAYRKAMESFHHLSWYPSKTFPTGRYSDWDGGNPSDAEDYSTYTPNSGARYPSWPQQYPDAHYSTRVTKNMGRDSEMEKDSESEEEIECDLSNMEITEELRQYFAQTEAHRQELRKQQELEAEHQDMYVEADHDLHLTTRRSVQPPAERPGERRMAEMKKLYGVGAAKIQAMETAMQLAFDRNCDKKQPKYWPVIPLKL
- the GEMIN8 gene encoding gem-associated protein 8 isoform X1, which gives rise to MEDAGCGARSAPPGSAPAQGIGSRQTPPPGPASRRGRKEGRTSGSRRWCCPPGPTEDSLHEDSHPWYNQQVYARYWKHYNQAMHWMYKHKNAYRKAMESFHHLSWYPSKTFPTGRYSDWDGGNPSDAEDYSTYTPNSGARYPSWPQQYPDAHYSTRVTKNMGRDSEMEKDSESEEEIECDLSNMEITEELRQYFAQTEAHRQELRKQQELEAEHQDMYVEADHDLHLTTRRSVQPPAERPGERRMAEMKKLYGVGAAKIQAMETAMQLAFDRNCDKKQPKYWPVIPLKL